A single genomic interval of Polaribacter vadi harbors:
- a CDS encoding BrxA/BrxB family bacilliredoxin yields the protein MYPEELVKPMRDELINAGFDALYTNEDVENAMSKKGTTLVVVNSVCGCAAGTARPGAIASLGAEKVPTNLTTVFAGVEKESTQKAREFMMPFPPSSPAIALFKDGSLVHMLERHHIEGRSAQMIAQNLAAAYNEHC from the coding sequence ATGTATCCAGAAGAATTAGTAAAACCAATGCGTGACGAGTTAATAAACGCAGGTTTTGACGCATTATATACCAATGAAGATGTTGAAAACGCAATGTCTAAAAAAGGAACAACATTAGTAGTAGTAAATTCTGTTTGTGGTTGTGCAGCAGGAACTGCAAGACCAGGAGCAATTGCTTCTTTAGGTGCTGAAAAAGTACCCACTAATTTAACAACTGTTTTTGCAGGTGTAGAAAAAGAATCTACGCAAAAAGCAAGAGAGTTTATGATGCCTTTTCCTCCATCTTCACCAGCAATTGCTTTGTTTAAAGATGGTAGTTTAGTGCACATGTTAGAGCGTCATCATATTGAAGGTAGATCTGCACAAATGATTGCCCAAAATTTGGCTGCTGCTTATAATGAGCATTGTTAA
- a CDS encoding TerB family tellurite resistance protein yields the protein MSSFSKWLGAGLGFTLGGPIGAAIGFAIGSFVDGFEIDGFKQEQIDYNKDRPAGNSRYTRRNVNTQSGDFEMSLLVLASIVIKSDGKVDKRELEFVRSQFLSMYGKERANSAFKLFKGMVKKDISARQVCIQIREHMSHASRLQLLHFLFGIAKADEFVSEKEVDEIHKIAGYLYINSYDFESIKAMFYDSSENAYKILEIDKTATNDEVKTSYRKMVKKYHPDKLQDLGEEHLQGAKEKFQSIQDAYEKIKNERGL from the coding sequence ATGAGTAGTTTTTCTAAATGGTTGGGTGCAGGATTGGGTTTTACATTAGGTGGGCCTATTGGTGCAGCAATCGGTTTTGCCATTGGTAGTTTTGTAGATGGTTTTGAAATTGATGGTTTTAAACAAGAACAAATAGATTACAATAAAGACAGACCAGCAGGAAATAGCAGATATACAAGGCGAAATGTAAATACACAATCTGGCGATTTTGAAATGAGTCTGCTTGTTTTGGCATCAATTGTTATAAAATCGGATGGAAAAGTAGACAAACGTGAATTGGAGTTTGTGCGTTCTCAATTTTTATCAATGTATGGTAAAGAACGTGCAAATAGCGCTTTTAAACTGTTTAAAGGAATGGTTAAAAAAGATATTTCTGCACGCCAAGTTTGTATTCAAATTAGAGAACACATGTCTCACGCTTCTCGTTTACAATTACTACATTTTTTATTTGGTATTGCAAAAGCAGATGAATTTGTAAGTGAAAAAGAAGTTGATGAAATTCACAAAATTGCTGGTTATTTATATATCAATTCTTACGATTTTGAATCGATAAAAGCCATGTTTTATGATTCTTCAGAAAATGCTTATAAAATCTTAGAGATTGATAAAACTGCCACCAATGATGAAGTAAAAACTTCGTATAGAAAAATGGTGAAAAAATATCATCCAGATAAATTACAAGATTTGGGCGAAGAACATTTGCAAGGCGCAAAAGAAAAGTTTCAAAGCATACAAGATGCTTATGAAAAGATAAAAAATGAA
- a CDS encoding enoyl-CoA hydratase/isomerase family protein, with amino-acid sequence MDFENIIVEKGDGLGQITINRPKKLNALNKDTITELSLAFKLLEDDTEVKVIILTGSGEKAFVAGADIAEFANFSVDEGGNLARKGQEILFDYVENLSTPVIAAINGFALGGGLELAMACHFRVASDNAKMGLPEVSLGVIPGYGGTQRLPQLVGKGKAMELIMTAAMISADDAKNYGLVNHVTTLDELLPLAEKLAGKIMRNSSVAIASAIKAVNANFKDGINGFDVEINQFGNCFGTEDFTEGTTAFLEKRKPNFPGK; translated from the coding sequence ATGGATTTTGAAAATATAATCGTAGAAAAAGGAGATGGTCTTGGACAAATAACCATTAACAGACCAAAAAAACTAAACGCTTTAAATAAAGATACAATCACAGAGTTAAGTTTAGCCTTTAAACTTTTGGAAGATGATACAGAAGTAAAAGTTATTATTTTAACTGGTTCTGGAGAAAAAGCTTTTGTAGCTGGTGCAGATATTGCTGAATTTGCTAATTTTTCTGTAGATGAAGGAGGTAATTTAGCTAGAAAAGGACAAGAAATATTGTTTGATTATGTAGAAAATTTATCAACGCCAGTTATTGCTGCAATTAATGGTTTTGCATTAGGTGGAGGTTTAGAATTGGCAATGGCTTGTCATTTTAGAGTAGCTTCAGATAATGCAAAAATGGGTTTACCAGAAGTTTCTTTAGGTGTAATTCCTGGTTATGGAGGCACACAACGTTTGCCTCAATTAGTTGGTAAAGGCAAAGCAATGGAGTTAATTATGACTGCTGCAATGATCTCTGCAGACGATGCCAAAAACTATGGTTTGGTAAATCACGTAACTACTTTAGATGAGTTATTGCCTTTGGCAGAAAAGTTAGCTGGCAAAATTATGCGTAATTCATCAGTAGCAATTGCAAGTGCCATTAAAGCTGTAAATGCAAATTTTAAAGATGGTATAAATGGTTTTGATGTAGAAATAAATCAGTTTGGAAACTGTTTTGGAACTGAAGATTTTACAGAAGGTACCACTGCTTTTTTAGAAAAAAGAAAACCTAATTTTCCTGGTAAATAA
- a CDS encoding sensor histidine kinase: MNFKKVSLKIRIFLSTILLVLLASILILVVTVYQYDEQTKDYNIHRFERKEATTIETIDLELTNKTSYPVKTENLSKIFQERIYEISSINKLNISIFDLHGNLLVSSKTNAFEENQIKPLSYNNLNNLNQNSNHRILISVEKDGMGYQASYTYIHDPKFKRIGILELQFSQDNSEIEHELREFISRLGLVYLLMLIIAIALAYFLSSYITRSIKTISDKMQQTRLNERNEKITVDSASSEIEVLIEAYNNMIDQLEESAVKLAKSEREQAWREMAKQVAHEIKNPLTPMRLTVQSFERKFNPEDENIREKLAEYSQTLIQQIDVMSSIASAFSDFAKMPTQNREKINVVSVVKLAIDIFNEDFINYKTTEKELFANLDKTQLIRVVTNLVKNALQAVEGEENPVIDVTVLSEKNNIKIIVSDNGKGIPEDVKDLIFEPKFTTKTSGMGLGLGMIKNIIEAYEGRISFTSKEGIGTIFTVILPKE; encoded by the coding sequence ATCAATTTTAAGAAAGTATCTTTAAAAATACGTATTTTTTTATCTACCATTTTATTGGTGTTATTGGCATCAATTTTAATTTTGGTGGTTACTGTGTATCAATATGATGAGCAAACGAAAGATTACAATATTCATCGTTTTGAACGTAAAGAAGCCACTACCATAGAAACTATTGATTTAGAACTGACTAATAAAACAAGTTATCCTGTAAAAACGGAAAATTTATCAAAAATATTTCAAGAGCGTATTTATGAAATTTCATCTATTAATAAATTAAATATTTCAATTTTTGATTTGCATGGAAATTTATTGGTTTCCTCTAAAACCAATGCTTTTGAGGAGAATCAAATAAAGCCTTTAAGCTACAATAATCTAAATAATTTAAATCAAAACTCAAACCATAGAATTTTAATTTCTGTTGAAAAAGATGGTATGGGTTATCAGGCTTCTTACACCTATATTCACGATCCGAAGTTTAAAAGAATTGGTATTTTAGAGCTACAATTTAGCCAAGATAATTCAGAAATTGAACACGAGTTAAGAGAATTTATTTCGAGATTAGGATTGGTGTATTTACTAATGTTAATTATTGCCATTGCTTTGGCATACTTTTTATCAAGTTACATAACACGTTCTATAAAAACTATTTCTGATAAAATGCAACAGACTCGTTTAAACGAGCGTAATGAAAAGATTACAGTAGATTCTGCCAGTTCAGAAATTGAAGTTTTAATTGAAGCTTACAATAATATGATAGATCAATTAGAAGAAAGTGCTGTAAAATTAGCAAAAAGTGAGCGTGAACAAGCCTGGAGAGAAATGGCAAAACAAGTTGCACACGAAATTAAAAATCCTTTGACGCCAATGCGTTTAACAGTGCAAAGTTTTGAACGTAAATTTAATCCTGAAGACGAAAATATTAGAGAAAAATTGGCAGAATATAGTCAAACATTAATTCAACAGATAGATGTAATGAGTTCTATTGCTTCTGCTTTTTCTGATTTTGCAAAAATGCCAACACAAAACAGAGAAAAAATAAATGTAGTAAGTGTTGTAAAGCTAGCCATCGATATTTTTAATGAGGATTTTATCAATTATAAAACTACAGAGAAAGAATTATTTGCCAATTTAGATAAAACGCAATTAATTAGAGTGGTTACCAATTTGGTTAAAAATGCTTTGCAAGCTGTGGAAGGTGAAGAAAACCCTGTTATTGATGTCACTGTTTTATCAGAAAAAAATAATATAAAAATCATAGTTTCAGACAATGGAAAAGGAATTCCAGAAGACGTAAAAGATTTAATTTTTGAACCTAAATTTACAACCAAAACAAGTGGAATGGGACTTGGTTTAGGAATGATAAAAAATATAATAGAAGCCTATGAAGGTAGGATTTCTTTTACATCAAAAGAAGGAATAGGAACTATTTTTACAGTAATTTTACCTAAAGAATAA
- a CDS encoding HD domain-containing protein, translating to MNQEQIIQNTITFVKKELKDAEGGHDWFHIERVFKNALLISTEEKVDVFVVSLAALLHDIADPKFHNGDENLGPKIATQFLIEQKVPKEIGQHVVKIIKNVSFKNSLEDDSKQFTSKELEVVQDADRLDAIGAIGIARCFNYGGFKDRALYDPEIIPNLTMTKEEYKTSTAPTINHFYEKLLLLKDKMNTTSGKKIAESRHQFMETYLQQFYDEWNGKL from the coding sequence ATGAATCAAGAACAGATTATTCAAAACACAATTACTTTTGTAAAAAAGGAATTAAAAGACGCTGAAGGTGGGCATGATTGGTTTCATATAGAACGTGTTTTTAAAAATGCTTTGCTGATATCAACAGAAGAAAAAGTTGATGTTTTTGTAGTATCTTTAGCAGCGTTGTTACATGATATTGCAGATCCAAAATTTCATAATGGTGATGAAAATTTAGGTCCTAAAATAGCAACCCAGTTTTTAATTGAACAAAAAGTACCGAAAGAAATTGGGCAACATGTTGTGAAAATCATCAAAAATGTATCTTTTAAAAATTCTTTAGAAGATGATTCTAAACAATTTACATCTAAAGAACTAGAGGTTGTGCAAGATGCAGATAGGTTAGATGCTATTGGAGCTATTGGTATTGCTCGTTGTTTTAATTATGGAGGTTTTAAAGACAGAGCTTTATATGATCCTGAAATTATACCCAACTTAACAATGACAAAAGAGGAATATAAAACCTCTACTGCACCAACAATTAATCATTTTTACGAAAAATTATTATTGCTAAAAGATAAAATGAATACAACTTCAGGCAAAAAAATTGCTGAAAGCAGGCATCAATTTATGGAAACCTATTTACAGCAATTTTATGATGAATGGAATGGAAAGTTGTAG
- a CDS encoding AraC family transcriptional regulator, whose product MMQKKPTLEKITPNFGSSFLLKKHEEFLKTNTPFWHFHPEIELVYVNKGKGKRHIGNHISYFNNSQLVLIGSNLPHIGYLDRLTTNGSETLIQFLPDFLGKGFFKIPEMAAIDALFERAKKGIRFNIEIKQRIGAKIEKLIDLEGANRITSFIEILNDLATTDDYTLLNANGYAFESSHQDSNKIELVYKHINENFKDHISLDEVSELVSMTVPAFCRYFKKSTGKTFTKLVNEYRVVHATKLLAESTMSITDISFECGFNNFSHFNKLFKEFTGKSASVYRNELKNLIQ is encoded by the coding sequence ATGATGCAGAAAAAACCAACGCTAGAAAAAATCACCCCCAATTTTGGAAGTTCTTTTTTATTAAAAAAGCACGAAGAGTTTTTAAAAACAAATACCCCTTTTTGGCATTTTCACCCAGAGATTGAACTTGTTTACGTAAATAAAGGAAAAGGGAAAAGACATATTGGGAATCACATAAGCTACTTTAATAATAGTCAATTAGTATTAATAGGTTCTAATTTGCCACATATTGGCTATTTAGATCGTTTAACAACGAATGGTTCAGAAACATTAATTCAATTTTTGCCAGACTTTTTAGGGAAAGGATTTTTTAAAATTCCAGAAATGGCTGCTATTGATGCACTTTTTGAACGCGCAAAAAAAGGAATTCGATTCAATATTGAAATTAAGCAGAGAATTGGTGCTAAAATTGAGAAACTAATAGATTTAGAAGGTGCAAACAGAATTACATCATTTATAGAAATTTTAAATGATTTAGCCACAACAGACGATTACACATTATTAAATGCAAATGGTTACGCTTTTGAAAGTTCGCATCAAGACAGTAATAAGATAGAACTTGTTTACAAACACATTAACGAAAATTTTAAAGATCATATTAGTTTAGATGAGGTTTCTGAATTGGTAAGTATGACAGTTCCTGCATTTTGTAGATACTTTAAAAAATCTACAGGTAAAACATTTACAAAATTAGTAAACGAATATAGAGTTGTGCACGCCACCAAATTGTTGGCAGAAAGTACCATGAGTATTACTGATATTAGTTTTGAATGTGGTTTTAATAATTTTTCTCACTTTAACAAGTTGTTCAAAGAGTTTACAGGCAAAAGTGCTTCTGTGTATAGAAACGAATTAAAAAATTTAATACAATAA